In Nitrospiria bacterium, a single window of DNA contains:
- a CDS encoding cytochrome c, translated as MKIWILGFALIHILFLFGCTETNSEETRTHEEQITSTSNLPPQFIKGEELFHARCAACHGEKAKGTDKGPSFISKIYEPNHHGDASFHLAVRNGVRAHHWKFGDMPKLPGVPQEEVTHIIGYVRWLQKQAGIF; from the coding sequence ATGAAAATATGGATATTGGGATTTGCTTTGATTCATATTCTTTTCTTATTTGGGTGCACGGAAACAAATTCGGAAGAGACTCGAACCCATGAAGAACAAATCACTTCGACTTCGAACCTTCCCCCTCAATTTATAAAAGGGGAGGAGCTGTTTCATGCAAGATGCGCAGCATGTCATGGAGAAAAAGCCAAGGGTACGGATAAAGGCCCCTCCTTTATCTCGAAAATATATGAACCGAACCACCATGGAGACGCAAGCTTTCATTTGGCGGTACGAAATGGGGTCCGTGCCCATCATTGGAAATTTGGGGATATGCCCAAACTCCCAGGGGTGCCCCAGGAGGAGGTAACCCACATCATCGGCTATGTCCGTTGGCTCCAGAAACAGGCAGGGATATTTTAA
- a CDS encoding NADH-quinone oxidoreductase subunit J, with product MTLFLFFYFASVIVVTGVLVIALRNPMYSAISLLVMFFHIAGIYVVLNAEFIAVIQILIYAGAILVLYLFVVMLLNFKNEERFQNQLLPALLIGLTVFTIISVVFFKTHFKGIPGEYTIERIQKMGNTQAVGEVLYTSYLLPFEIASLILLVAMVGAIVLTKKGLMRKD from the coding sequence ATGACCCTATTCCTGTTTTTCTATTTTGCATCTGTAATCGTGGTGACCGGGGTGTTGGTCATTGCCCTGCGGAATCCCATGTATAGTGCCATTTCTCTTCTCGTCATGTTTTTTCATATCGCGGGAATTTATGTGGTCCTCAATGCCGAGTTTATTGCCGTGATCCAAATATTGATTTATGCTGGGGCCATATTGGTTTTATATCTTTTTGTGGTGATGCTGCTGAACTTCAAAAATGAAGAGCGGTTTCAGAACCAACTTCTTCCTGCTCTGTTGATTGGGTTGACGGTTTTTACAATTATTAGTGTTGTATTTTTTAAAACCCATTTTAAAGGGATCCCAGGTGAGTATACAATTGAACGGATCCAAAAAATGGGAAATACCCAGGCAGTGGGAGAGGTTCTCTATACTTCCTACCTGCTTCCCTTTGAAATTGCCTCCCTCATTTTATTGGTGGCCATGGTTGGCGCTATCGTTCTCACCAAAAAAGGCTTGATGCGGAAAGATTAA
- the nuoI gene encoding NADH-quinone oxidoreductase subunit NuoI: MITLKKALYTIFFVEILKGLGVTFKHMFVKSITLQYPHVKPDLPENYRGMLCLLRYDDGTDKCVGCSLCEAACPSHTILVVGAEEEGNPLKRYAKEYYIDITRCVFCGFCVTACPVDALGMTKEFEFATADKRDLVLNKETLLAIGDKGFPNRPPKPAFMTSCEGNVFLEAAKAKDYPQKKVFRE, from the coding sequence ATGATAACCCTCAAAAAAGCTCTCTATACCATCTTTTTTGTTGAAATCCTCAAAGGATTGGGGGTTACTTTTAAACATATGTTCGTGAAATCCATCACCCTCCAATATCCCCATGTCAAACCTGATCTTCCTGAGAATTACCGTGGAATGTTATGCCTTCTACGCTATGATGATGGAACGGATAAATGCGTGGGATGTTCCCTTTGCGAGGCGGCTTGTCCTTCCCATACCATTTTGGTGGTGGGGGCAGAGGAAGAAGGGAACCCCTTAAAGCGGTACGCCAAGGAATATTATATCGATATTACCCGTTGTGTTTTTTGTGGTTTTTGTGTTACCGCTTGTCCGGTGGATGCTTTGGGGATGACCAAAGAGTTTGAATTTGCCACTGCGGACAAGCGTGATTTGGTGTTAAATAAGGAAACTCTCCTCGCGATCGGTGATAAAGGATTCCCCAATCGTCCCCCCAAGCCCGCATTTATGACCTCCTGCGAAGGGAATGTATTCCTGGAGGCAGCGAAAGCCAAAGACTATCCCCAAAAAAAGGTGTTTAGGGAATGA
- the nuoH gene encoding NADH-quinone oxidoreductase subunit NuoH yields the protein MEAGALLIGVLIVITLVLVTVLGHVAYLTYFERKILGHMQDRLGPMEVGFHGLLQPIADGLKLFFKEDIVPSGANKIIFSVAPIISLVPALIGFAVIPFGRDETSFFGITLHPYISDLNIGILYILAFSSVGAYGILLGGWSSNSKYSLLGGLRSAAQVISYELTLGLSLVGVLLMSGSLSMVTITEGQAGGFWNWHIFAMPFPQIFAFAVYVISAVAETNRLPFDLPEAESELVAGFFTEYSGMRFAFFFLAEYANMILVSAIATVMFLGGWHSPVAFLDFIPPVVWFLIKVYGFLFFFFWIRATLPRLRYDQLMKFGWKIMLPIALANVVLSSVLIYVFK from the coding sequence ATGGAAGCAGGGGCATTGCTCATAGGGGTATTAATTGTCATAACCCTAGTTTTGGTGACGGTTTTAGGGCACGTGGCTTATTTAACCTATTTTGAACGAAAGATTCTAGGGCATATGCAAGACCGGTTGGGGCCAATGGAGGTGGGATTCCATGGTTTGTTGCAGCCGATTGCCGATGGGCTAAAACTTTTTTTCAAAGAGGACATTGTACCCTCTGGGGCTAATAAAATTATCTTCAGCGTGGCCCCAATTATTTCTTTGGTCCCGGCTTTAATTGGGTTTGCGGTCATTCCATTTGGAAGAGATGAGACCTCTTTTTTTGGAATTACGCTTCACCCCTATATTAGTGATCTGAATATTGGAATTCTCTATATACTAGCTTTTTCTTCGGTAGGGGCCTACGGCATATTGTTGGGGGGCTGGTCCTCCAACAGTAAATATTCCCTTCTGGGGGGACTGCGTTCTGCCGCCCAGGTCATCAGTTACGAATTGACGCTGGGCCTTTCGTTGGTTGGCGTTCTGCTCATGTCGGGATCTCTCAGCATGGTTACCATCACGGAAGGCCAAGCAGGTGGATTTTGGAATTGGCACATTTTTGCCATGCCTTTTCCTCAAATATTTGCTTTTGCCGTATATGTTATATCGGCCGTTGCCGAGACCAACCGCCTTCCATTTGATCTTCCCGAAGCAGAGAGCGAGTTGGTTGCGGGTTTCTTCACAGAGTACAGTGGAATGCGGTTTGCCTTCTTCTTTTTGGCGGAATATGCCAACATGATCTTGGTTTCTGCCATTGCCACGGTCATGTTTTTAGGGGGGTGGCATTCACCGGTTGCATTTTTGGATTTCATTCCTCCGGTGGTATGGTTTTTAATCAAGGTTTATGGGTTTCTCTTTTTCTTTTTCTGGATTCGTGCGACCCTGCCCCGATTACGATACGACCAACTCATGAAATTTGGATGGAAAATCATGTTGCCCATTGCCCTGGCCAATGTGGTGCTTTCTTCTGTTTTGATTTATGTTTTTAAGTAA
- the nuoG gene encoding NADH-quinone oxidoreductase subunit NuoG, whose amino-acid sequence MLVTVKIDGKEVKVEKGSLLIEAAKRAGVDVPHFCYHPKLDPDANCRMCLVEIEKIPKLQTACSTPVTDGMVVFSSKENVTKARNGVMEFILSNHPLDCPICDQGGDCQLQDTAHDYSARGRFGEEKRQFEKEYFGPFIDKEMNRCVTCLRCVRYCDEVLDVKALGPFDRGTFTQIGAFGHNELNCEFCGGCIQICPVGALTNRLPMYEYRPWELKETITICNYCGDGCELSLATRGGEVMRVTSTWGEGRNEGDLCAKGYFGYPVIHQKERLSVPSVRSEGGREEIIWEEAIPEVAGRLGRIKADYGGEAIAGMISARCTNEDLYLFQKLMRQVLQTNHVDSSARYGHMNAVLGFKKVMGLSRSTVTYEEIVGAQALLLFGADITETNSITGIKVKEAVKKHHARLISVDPFQTNISRLASHPLHLKLGADRWLIRGMIKAILEESFHDRGLEKEGARYLAQWRRLSGSLSDEELEERTGVSPRDWKEAARLYATSERAIIIFGQGITREKNGYAATMDLLDLALISGKLTAPGCGLLHLCEENNEQGALDMGVAPEFLPGGMWASEQLTRERMGKLWNCELPVFKGATFPEMLEKIDRGEIKALYLVGEDPVGTLPESYRVKEILGKLDLLICQDIFLTETGAMSHILLPAAGYAEKEGTFTNHEGYVQKVRKALEPFIDRKPDWEIFALIAQSFEAPFEYESSREIKREIMRAISGYYGERHSQASLQETVGRGVASYVTGGYEQGFSDRVVLPGYLEGNGFQLVMGQVLFHSGKLTKRSSALMQMASDPSLLIHPDDANRLGLQEGDKVRLSSPGGEVKVGVKLSEKYPPGVVFYPEHLAEKPIRNLVQYNVDSVTGVPYYHTGPIHIEKEGGL is encoded by the coding sequence CGGGCAGGGGTTGATGTTCCCCATTTCTGCTATCACCCGAAATTAGACCCTGATGCCAATTGCCGAATGTGCCTAGTGGAAATTGAAAAAATTCCAAAACTACAAACCGCCTGCAGTACGCCTGTGACGGATGGGATGGTGGTGTTCAGTTCAAAAGAAAATGTGACCAAGGCAAGAAATGGAGTAATGGAATTTATTTTGTCCAATCATCCTCTGGATTGCCCGATCTGTGACCAAGGGGGGGATTGTCAACTTCAGGACACGGCCCACGACTACAGCGCCAGGGGAAGGTTTGGAGAAGAAAAGCGACAGTTTGAAAAAGAATATTTTGGGCCTTTTATTGATAAAGAAATGAATCGTTGTGTTACCTGTCTTCGCTGTGTGCGTTATTGCGATGAGGTCCTGGATGTCAAAGCGCTGGGGCCGTTTGACAGGGGAACCTTTACCCAAATCGGAGCTTTTGGCCATAATGAATTAAACTGTGAATTCTGTGGAGGCTGTATTCAGATCTGTCCGGTGGGTGCTTTGACCAACCGTTTGCCAATGTATGAGTACCGTCCTTGGGAGCTCAAGGAAACCATTACCATTTGCAACTATTGCGGCGATGGATGTGAGTTGTCCCTGGCCACCCGCGGGGGGGAGGTTATGCGTGTGACATCGACCTGGGGTGAAGGGCGAAATGAAGGGGACCTCTGTGCAAAGGGTTATTTTGGATATCCGGTTATTCACCAAAAGGAACGTTTGTCTGTACCCTCCGTTCGGAGCGAAGGGGGCCGAGAAGAAATCATTTGGGAGGAAGCTATTCCGGAGGTGGCAGGACGATTGGGCCGGATCAAAGCCGACTACGGTGGAGAGGCCATTGCTGGAATGATCTCTGCCCGCTGTACCAATGAGGATCTTTACCTGTTTCAAAAATTGATGCGGCAGGTTTTACAAACCAATCATGTGGATAGCTCTGCCCGTTATGGGCATATGAATGCGGTTCTGGGATTTAAAAAAGTCATGGGTCTGTCCCGAAGTACCGTAACCTATGAAGAGATTGTCGGAGCACAGGCCTTGCTTCTTTTTGGAGCCGATATTACAGAGACCAATTCCATTACCGGGATCAAAGTTAAGGAAGCGGTGAAAAAACATCATGCAAGGCTCATTAGTGTGGATCCATTCCAAACGAATATTTCCCGACTGGCGTCTCATCCCCTTCATTTAAAGCTGGGGGCAGACCGTTGGCTCATTCGGGGGATGATTAAAGCGATTTTAGAGGAAAGTTTTCACGACCGTGGGTTGGAGAAGGAAGGGGCACGCTATCTCGCTCAGTGGAGGCGGTTGAGTGGATCCCTTTCTGATGAGGAGTTGGAGGAAAGGACAGGCGTTTCGCCTCGAGATTGGAAGGAAGCCGCCCGTTTGTATGCAACCTCCGAGCGTGCGATCATTATTTTTGGGCAGGGAATTACCCGTGAAAAAAATGGGTATGCTGCCACGATGGATCTTTTGGATCTGGCCTTGATTTCGGGGAAACTAACCGCGCCCGGGTGCGGCCTTTTGCACCTTTGTGAGGAAAACAATGAACAGGGGGCGTTGGACATGGGGGTGGCCCCGGAATTTTTACCGGGTGGGATGTGGGCTTCTGAACAGTTGACCCGTGAACGGATGGGAAAACTTTGGAATTGTGAACTCCCCGTTTTTAAGGGGGCTACCTTTCCCGAGATGCTGGAGAAAATCGATCGGGGTGAGATTAAAGCGCTGTACCTGGTGGGTGAGGATCCGGTCGGTACGTTACCTGAGTCCTATCGTGTCAAGGAGATCCTTGGAAAATTAGACCTTCTCATTTGTCAGGATATTTTTCTTACCGAAACCGGAGCCATGTCCCATATTCTTCTGCCCGCCGCAGGATATGCCGAGAAAGAAGGAACCTTTACCAATCATGAGGGATACGTACAAAAGGTGAGGAAAGCCCTTGAACCTTTTATCGATCGGAAACCTGATTGGGAAATTTTTGCTTTGATTGCCCAGTCCTTCGAAGCCCCTTTTGAATATGAAAGTTCACGGGAGATTAAACGGGAAATTATGCGGGCCATATCCGGTTATTATGGAGAAAGGCACTCCCAAGCAAGCCTTCAAGAAACCGTTGGACGGGGAGTGGCCTCTTATGTTACCGGAGGTTATGAGCAGGGGTTTTCAGATCGCGTGGTTTTACCCGGGTATTTAGAGGGGAACGGATTTCAATTGGTAATGGGACAAGTCCTTTTTCATTCTGGAAAATTAACTAAGAGGTCCAGTGCGTTAATGCAAATGGCATCAGACCCGTCACTTTTAATTCATCCCGATGATGCAAACCGATTGGGCCTACAGGAAGGGGATAAGGTTCGGCTTTCCTCCCCGGGGGGAGAGGTCAAGGTCGGTGTGAAATTAAGTGAAAAATATCCGCCCGGAGTTGTTTTTTACCCTGAGCATTTGGCTGAAAAACCGATAAGAAATCTGGTTCAATATAACGTTGATTCTGTGACAGGGGTTCCCTATTATCATACAGGGCCAATTCACATTGAAAAAGAGGGTGGTTTGTGA